The Longimicrobium sp. genome contains a region encoding:
- a CDS encoding bifunctional homocysteine S-methyltransferase/methylenetetrahydrofolate reductase: protein MPDFRELLADGRPHLFDGAMGTMLYAKGVYINRCYDELCTSQPDLVADVHRAYVKAGAEILETNTYGANRAKLARYGLEDRTAEINACAGSLARRAAGDRVFVAGAMGPLGMRIEPFGPTSADEARSIFREQAEGLAEGGVDLFVLETFADLEEIHQAILAVREVCDLPVVAHMTIREDGRTPFGTEAATLAERLAGWGAEVVGLNCSVGPSAMLAATDEMLAATERPLIMQPNAGLPRDVDGRTIYMASPEYMATYTARLIRKGVRFVGGCCGTTPEHIASMAGALRMLAPAQSTRVHAAAHEPDSRAVEPVPLAERSEWGRKLAAGEFLTTVEIVPPRGVNPAPMLDGVRLLKAAGVDGVNVPDGPRAQSRMGALATALLIQQQVGMEAVVHYACRDRNLLGMLSDLLGAQALGLRNMLFVTGDPPKMGPYPDATAVFDIDAIGLTNLAARLNRGLDPGGNVLGDATSFVLGVGVNPGAEDLEHELRRFYWKVEAGAEYAITQPVFDLRQLESFVARIEKEGIRIPIIAGIWPLVSARNAEFLANEVPGVVVPPEVMERMRRASDLGKDAAVEEGTLIAQEMLRDSLPIIQGVQVSAPFGRVPLALRVFEAIPGWRGAAEALAVSA, encoded by the coding sequence ATGCCCGACTTCCGCGAGCTCCTGGCCGACGGCCGCCCACACCTCTTCGACGGGGCGATGGGGACGATGCTGTACGCCAAGGGGGTGTACATCAACCGCTGCTACGACGAGCTGTGCACCAGCCAGCCCGACCTGGTGGCGGACGTGCACCGCGCCTACGTCAAGGCGGGCGCCGAGATCCTGGAGACGAACACCTACGGCGCCAACCGCGCCAAGCTGGCGCGCTACGGCCTGGAGGACCGCACGGCCGAGATCAACGCCTGCGCCGGCAGCCTCGCCCGCCGCGCCGCCGGCGACCGCGTCTTCGTCGCCGGCGCCATGGGGCCGCTCGGGATGCGCATCGAGCCGTTCGGCCCGACCTCGGCCGACGAGGCGCGCTCCATCTTTCGCGAGCAGGCGGAGGGGCTCGCCGAGGGCGGAGTGGACCTCTTCGTCCTGGAGACGTTCGCGGACCTGGAGGAGATCCACCAGGCGATCCTGGCGGTGCGGGAAGTCTGCGACCTCCCCGTGGTGGCGCACATGACGATCCGCGAGGACGGGCGCACCCCCTTCGGCACCGAGGCCGCCACGCTCGCCGAGCGGCTGGCCGGGTGGGGGGCGGAGGTGGTGGGGCTCAACTGCAGCGTGGGCCCCAGCGCCATGCTCGCCGCCACCGACGAGATGCTCGCCGCCACCGAGCGGCCGCTCATCATGCAGCCCAACGCCGGCCTCCCGCGCGACGTGGACGGGCGCACCATCTACATGGCGTCGCCGGAGTACATGGCCACGTACACGGCGCGCCTCATCCGCAAAGGCGTGCGCTTCGTGGGCGGCTGCTGCGGCACCACACCCGAGCACATTGCCAGCATGGCGGGCGCGCTGCGCATGCTGGCCCCGGCGCAGTCCACGCGCGTTCACGCCGCCGCGCACGAGCCCGACAGCCGCGCCGTGGAGCCGGTGCCGCTGGCCGAGCGCTCGGAATGGGGCCGCAAGCTGGCCGCGGGCGAGTTCCTGACCACGGTGGAGATCGTCCCGCCGCGCGGCGTGAATCCGGCGCCGATGCTGGACGGCGTGCGCCTCCTGAAGGCGGCGGGCGTGGACGGCGTCAACGTGCCGGACGGCCCGCGCGCGCAGTCGCGGATGGGCGCGCTGGCCACGGCGCTCCTCATCCAGCAGCAGGTGGGTATGGAGGCGGTGGTCCACTACGCCTGCCGCGACCGCAATCTGCTGGGGATGCTCTCGGACCTGCTGGGGGCGCAGGCGCTTGGGCTGCGCAACATGCTCTTCGTCACGGGCGACCCGCCCAAGATGGGGCCGTACCCCGACGCCACGGCCGTCTTCGACATCGACGCGATCGGCCTCACCAACCTCGCCGCGCGCCTCAACCGCGGCCTCGACCCCGGCGGCAACGTCCTGGGCGACGCCACCTCCTTCGTCCTGGGCGTGGGCGTCAACCCCGGCGCGGAGGACCTGGAGCACGAGCTGCGGCGCTTCTACTGGAAGGTGGAGGCGGGGGCGGAGTACGCCATCACGCAGCCCGTCTTCGACCTGCGCCAGCTGGAGTCGTTCGTGGCGCGCATCGAGAAGGAGGGGATCCGCATTCCGATCATCGCCGGGATCTGGCCGCTGGTCTCCGCGCGCAACGCCGAGTTTCTCGCCAACGAGGTCCCCGGCGTCGTCGTCCCGCCCGAGGTCATGGAGCGCATGCGCCGCGCGAGCGACCTCGGCAAGGACGCCGCGGTGGAGGAGGGCACCCTGATCGCGCAGGAGATGCTGCGGGATTCGCTCCCGATCATCCAGGGGGTGCAGGTGAGCGCACCGTTCGGCCGCGTGCCGCTCGCGCTCCGGGTGTTCGAGGCGATCCCCGGGTGGCGCGGGGCGGCGGAGGCGCTGGCGGTGTCGGCGTAG